A genomic window from Glycine max cultivar Williams 82 chromosome 17, Glycine_max_v4.0, whole genome shotgun sequence includes:
- the LOC778097 gene encoding Dof4, with the protein MQQIHSMPGGRFFSGSGSADRRLRPHHQNQQALKCPRCDSLNTKFCYYNNYNLSQPRHFCKNCRRYWTKGGVLRNVPVGGGCRKSKRSSKPNKITPSETASPPPPPHPDHNNNSNSHSSSESSSLTAAAATTTEAVSAPETLNSDSNNNNNMQESKLLIPALETNNSLEQGTGDCGGIFSEIGPFTSLITTTTSTNEPLGSGFGFGNSTLPDASSFQWHYQKVSSNNEELKLPENSFLDHTVDLSGMHSKTSHGGGFGSLDWQGGADQGLFDLPNTVDHAYWSHTHWSDHDNSSSLFHLP; encoded by the coding sequence ATGCAGCAAATACACTCCATGCCCGGAGGGAGGTTTTTCTCCGGCTCCGGATCCGCCGACCGGAGGCTCCGACCCCACCATCAGAACCAGCAGGCCTTAAAGTGCCCCCGCTGCGACTCTCTCAACACCAAGTTCTGCTACTACAACAACTACAACCTCTCCCAGCCCCGCCACTTCTGCAAGAACTGCCGCCGCTATTGGACTAAAGGCGGCGTCCTCCGCAACGTCCCCGTCGGCGGCGGTTGCCGCAAATCCAAACGCTCCTCCAAGCCCAACAAAATAACACCCTCTGAAACCGCTTCACCGCCACCACCCCCGCACCCCGACCACAACAACAACTCCAACTCTCATTCCAGCAGCGAGAGCTCCAGCCTCACCGCCGCCGCTGCCACCACCACCGAGGCCGTGTCGGCGCCGGAGACTTTAAACTCTgattccaacaacaacaacaacatgcaAGAGTCAAAGTTGTTGATCCCTGCTCTGGAAACTAATAATTCTCTGGAGCAGGGAACAGGGGACTGCGGTGGTATCTTCTCTGAAATTGGTCCTTTCACCAGTTTGATCACTACTACTACTTCCACTAATGAACCTTTAGGGTCAGGGTTCGGGTTCGGTAACTCCACTCTCCCCGATGCGTCGTCGTTTCAGTGGCACTACCAGAAGGTTAGCAGTAACAacgaagaattgaagttgccgGAGAACTCCTTTCTCGATCACACCGTTGATTTGTCGGGGATGCATAGTAAAACCAGCCACGGGGGAGGATTCGGATCGTTGGATTGGCAGGGCGGTGCAGATCAAGGTTTGTTTGATCTTCCTAACACCGTTGATCACGCTTACTGGAGTCACACTCACTGGTCTGACCACGAcaattcttcttctctctttcatcttcccTGA